A segment of the Zingiber officinale cultivar Zhangliang chromosome 8B, Zo_v1.1, whole genome shotgun sequence genome:
CGCTAAGAAAATGGAATGAATATATAATGGTGTTTGTTGAGGTGGTCCAAACCCATCATATCTTTTTGAGCCATCGGAGGCCATGAGCAAAAAGACATTCAAAGTGGAGTGTTATGGGAAAGTCTAAAGTGCACTGTGCATCCAAGTTGAGTTCAGAGGTTGGGTAGCTTGGAGACAAGAGTACCATTGTTTGAGAGTGAGATCATCCCACTAGCTACTAATGTGAATGTCAACTCTACCATGAATGGAGCTTGTTATGACATTCGACCATGGCAGATTGAGACCGCTAAAGAAACTCTCAACTCTTTTAAGAGTGAGTTACTCTCGAGTCCCTCGCTAGCTTTAACTTCGTTCGACACTAGTCAGTTGTTGTTCAATCGACCAATACTGACTTCAATAGCTCTCGTCGaggatttaattaatttctcaattttacaaaaaaaaaaattaaaaaattaaaaaattaaaaaaaaaaaacaaaaacaaaaagaatTAATTGTGAGCTGGAGCGGTGGACCGGATGGAAAGTAGCGGCGAATGGCTGGATGTGAACCAGGTAGGAGGAGGCAGTGGTCGGGTGAGTAGTGATGCTAGTGCTGGTGGAGACAGGACGTGGACCGTTCATCCCAATTAGTTAGGCTGAGAAGAGGACACAGCCGACATGTTCCGGTTGGGGTCGACCTCACCAGGCACTATATGCGGCCTGTCACTGTGCCGACTCTCTGTCGCCTCTCCGACGTACCGAATTAGCGACACCGCATCCATCCTCCCACTGTGACAGCGAAAGAAACAAGGAAACCAACATCCTCATtccttcctcctcctcatcatcatcatcgtcttCATCTTCGCCATTCAATCGCCTGCtcttttaattttgttaattttccCTCTGTAATTTACGCAAATTACGGCGGTAAAGAAAAAACAGAGTCCCCAGAgaaatgcatgcatgcatgctacATCTTCCTTCGATTACAGATGAGATCCTAAGGATCGGAAGAGGACCGGCGCGCCGTGCTGCGGGTGAAGCAGCACCAGCGCGGTGGGCGCGTGGATGTAGGAGGGCGCGAGGCGGAAGGCGAAGCGGCGGAGGATGATGGCCAGGGTCAGCTTGGCCTCCAGCAGCGCCAGGTTCTGGCCGATGCACATCCGCGCGCCGAGGCCGAAGGGGATGAAGGCCGTGGGGTGGCGCGCCGCCCGGCTCGCCCCGTCCGCGAACCGCGCCGGGTTGAATTCCGCCGCGTCTTCCCCCCACAGCGCCGCGTCGTGGTGCACCGCCACGATGGGGATCAGCAGCTCCGTGCCGCGCGGGATCCGACGCCCTCCCAGCTTCACCTCCTCCTTCGCCCGCCGTATCGTCGCCACCGCCGGCGGGTACAGCCTCAGCGTCTCGTTCAGGATCATCCCCAGCTGCGGCGATGAGCAGCGATTAAATTTTACCCTTGAAATTCGTATGGATCAATACAATCGAAGAATTTGATTTTACCGTCTTAAGCTTGGCGAGCTGATCGCGGGAGGGGATGTCCAGTGGGCCGCACACGCAGAGAACCTCTGCTCGCGCGCGTTCCTGCCACTCTTGGTGCATGGATAGGAGCACCGTGGCCCACGTCAGAAGGCTAGAGGTGGTCTGCTTCCCGGCGAAAAAGAACGTCTTGCACTCCTCCACGATGTCCCGGACCGTAATCGGCGCAGCTGCAGAGCACGTCACCGCCGATGACGGCGTCGTCGGGGCGCGGAGTCGAGCACCTGGTCCGCTGGCCGCATTGATCATCAGGCCCAGCAAATCCTTCGCTTCGCCGGATGGCTGCTCCTTCCGCCGACCGATGAGCCGGATCAGACTTCTCTTGATCTCCTTCTCTAGCTTCCACGAGTctgtgttcttcttcgtcggcAAAAATCTGGTTTTTAATAGTCGAAGTTAAAGCAAGAACAGAGTATAATTGGAATCGATTGACGAGACACGTATAAACAGATATACCTGTAGCCGGGGATGAAGACCTTGCGGAAGGCATCGGCGGCGAACTCCATTTGCTGGGACTGCAACCGGAAGATGGCCTTGCCGTCGTCGTAGCTCCTTCCGAACGCGGTGCGCGTGATGGCGTCCTCTGTAACGGTCTGGAACCATTCGGATACGTCAATCTCCACCTCCACGCCGGGAACCGCCGGCAGCTTCTCCGCCATATCCATTACAGTCCGGCCGATGAAAGGTATCAACAGCTGATCCACGCGTTGCTAATCAATCGGTCAGCCGACGCTAACTATAGGCATAAAAAACAGAGGCAGTCGAACGGTTAACAAATTACTTTGAGATTCTCAGAGTGAAAGGTCGGCGTGAGGATCTTCCGGTGGTGAGCCCATTTCTCGCCGCGCAGGCTCACCAGGCCCTCGCCCTCGAGCTGCCGAACCAGCGGGTGCGACTCGTAGCGCTCGAAGACGTCGGACCGAGAGAGGAATATCTCCCTGATGAGGTCGGGGTCGGCGACGGTGAGGCGCGCCGTGGGGCCGAACCATATCAGAAACGTGGAACctgcaaggaaaaaaaaacagagatTAAAGCAAAATCTCGTCGAAGAAACACACAGAGAAGGTCAATTGAAGCACCATAGATGTTCTTCCAATGGTGATAGAAAGGGAGAACTCGGGGGAGGATATTGTGAGAGGTCTGAGGCATCATCGGCTTAGAGGAGGCCTCCAGCGTCATGGAAACCATCTCCCTGAGGCAGCCGAGGAAGAAGCGGTACGGGGGGCCTCCTATGCCTTGCTCCGCGAATTGCTTCTCCAGCCTCTTCGGCCTCCACCACAACAACTCAAACATCTTCACCGCCATGCAAGCCACTGGAACCAGCGACAAACAGTACCACCATGACCACCACCCCAACAGCATGCCTCTTGATCCTTTGTTAATTTCTTCACAATCAACTCACAGAAAGAGAGAATTGTTGCGACAGCAGAGAGAGAGATGGATGTGAGAAAGGATAAGAGTGGCGGCTTATATAGGCAGAACAGGGGTTATAAAGGTCAACGAGGGGAGTTTTTTTCTCATCTGAAGTGGAAACGAATCGGACAAAATGGCTGCGCAGATCTTTTTGGAAGAGTAGAAGAAAGAAAGGGCAATGAGTCGTATCACACAACAAAAAGACAAGAATAGTCAAGGCAAGCAAATATAGGAAAAGGGCTAATCAGTGAGCAGAGGAGCTTCAAATAGAGGATAAAATGGAAGCATTTCATTGCAAACAAATTGATTTAGGATTCAGAAAGATATCACAAGATAAACAAGTAAATTGATTCAGCTTTGCAAGTTTAACATGCAAAATGATGAACAATAAGACAATTTCTTTGAATAGACAAGGATTTAAATCAAGACACTGAGATTGTAAGATTCAAATCTGTACATCATATGAGCATGGAAAGCCGAAGGTTGCATGGTTATAGATCTCTAGATGAAGTTACAAAAGGAGAAAGGTCAAACAAACAACACCTGGAGCCATATGTACAAGTAACTTTGAGAGGTTATTCTTGCAAAGAGATAAAAGGTTGATGAAAATGTGTCGATACATCTATGCCTTCATGGAAGAGATATCTTACCATGCTCAGGCAGCCCTGTGTCCAAATGGAAGCAGAGCATGGTAACAAGATGCCTAAGCACTCGATAAACTAAGGAGAATAACAAGATATTTATTTTCTTGATTACTTCTCTAAAATAATAACTTTTGCAGAGAAGATAAAAGACAACAGACCTGTCCGTTTGCCTTGTCACTAGAACCATGCATCATTGATAGTAGAGATACTTTTACGAATCCTAAAGTTGGATACATGCAAACATTCAATCACCTCAGTATTTGGCAGTGCATGCGAATCTAACTCaaggagaaaaaaattaaaaacaattgATGCTTACAGGTGCTACGTAAGGTTAGTTTATATATTAAAGGAGTTATATAACTACCTCTGCCCTTCTGCTTCCTGCAAAATAGCTGCACCACTTAATAACCTAAAAAGAAGAGCAAGATTTGATGTTGAATTAATTTACTACCGGCCCATAGATTGACATATGTATATTATAAAGAAGTTGTCAATCACTCCCATGGCTCTTTCCCATTAAAAAACAAGAGAAGATATTGTTCTTAATGCAACGCATTGGATCCTCCAGAGGAGTGAAAGGCTAGAGGAGGCAAGTAGTCgaggagaagaaaaaagaaaaacaggAAGAGGATAGACGTGACAATTATTGGTGAAAAGATGGAGGTGATGGGTAGGGGCACATCTTGTGCGATGCTTATTTTGGTTGTACTTGTTGGAACACATATACTGCACAAGTTTGTCAGGATGTCCATGTCTTGTAATCTGCAACAATGAAAGATGTGTGCTTGAAGGTGCTCCATCTTTTCACAACAGGAGCTGGATTCCCCTCCCTTGTGAGATGCTCGTGACATGAACGTTAAAAACATGCATATGAATGCAACATGATGTCCAAGTGTGAATTTTAAACAAAACTTGTATGAAAGCATTGGACATTAGCATTCAGAAGTCTCGCTTGatcag
Coding sequences within it:
- the LOC122015402 gene encoding cytochrome P450 734A6-like isoform X1, which translates into the protein MLLGWWSWWYCLSLVPVACMAVKMFELLWWRPKRLEKQFAEQGIGGPPYRFFLGCLREMVSMTLEASSKPMMPQTSHNILPRVLPFYHHWKNIYGSTFLIWFGPTARLTVADPDLIREIFLSRSDVFERYESHPLVRQLEGEGLVSLRGEKWAHHRKILTPTFHSENLKQRVDQLLIPFIGRTVMDMAEKLPAVPGVEVEIDVSEWFQTVTEDAITRTAFGRSYDDGKAIFRLQSQQMEFAADAFRKVFIPGYRFLPTKKNTDSWKLEKEIKRSLIRLIGRRKEQPSGEAKDLLGLMINAASGPGARLRAPTTPSSAVTCSAAAPITVRDIVEECKTFFFAGKQTTSSLLTWATVLLSMHQEWQERARAEVLCVCGPLDIPSRDQLAKLKTLGMILNETLRLYPPAVATIRRAKEEVKLGGRRIPRGTELLIPIVAVHHDAALWGEDAAEFNPARFADGASRAARHPTAFIPFGLGARMCIGQNLALLEAKLTLAIILRRFAFRLAPSYIHAPTALVLLHPQHGAPVLFRSLGSHL
- the LOC122015402 gene encoding cytochrome P450 734A6-like isoform X2; protein product: MLLGWWSWWYCLSLVPVACMAVKMFELLWWRPKRLEKQFAEQGIGGPPYRFFLGCLREMVSMTLEASSKPMMPQTSHNILPRVLPFYHHWKNIYGSTFLIWFGPTARLTVADPDLIREIFLSRSDVFERYESHPLVRQLEGEGLVSLRGEKWAHHRKILTPTFHSENLKLLIPFIGRTVMDMAEKLPAVPGVEVEIDVSEWFQTVTEDAITRTAFGRSYDDGKAIFRLQSQQMEFAADAFRKVFIPGYRFLPTKKNTDSWKLEKEIKRSLIRLIGRRKEQPSGEAKDLLGLMINAASGPGARLRAPTTPSSAVTCSAAAPITVRDIVEECKTFFFAGKQTTSSLLTWATVLLSMHQEWQERARAEVLCVCGPLDIPSRDQLAKLKTLGMILNETLRLYPPAVATIRRAKEEVKLGGRRIPRGTELLIPIVAVHHDAALWGEDAAEFNPARFADGASRAARHPTAFIPFGLGARMCIGQNLALLEAKLTLAIILRRFAFRLAPSYIHAPTALVLLHPQHGAPVLFRSLGSHL